The Amylolactobacillus amylophilus DSM 20533 = JCM 1125 genome contains a region encoding:
- a CDS encoding energy-coupling factor transporter transmembrane component T has product MAKDSFTNCHPLVNFAYFISVLGCSMFILHPYLIAISLVSAIAYSATLVGIHKVLKFNLIFALPGLLVIMGINPLFNHFGVTQLALLQNGNSITLEAIVYGLILGLVLVTTTNWFTAINHILTRDKFVDVVGRVLPKVALLLALSFRFIPLFINQFKKVLHTQNMIGQGPTTARGFTKIRRTLTITSAMFSWTMENAIYVSDAMQLRAYGTHKRKLYLPHRFDPRNWFILASIGILTASVISVKLTGFLSASFNPVINVSGITTHRNSLVTIFGIAAFALLANIPLLLRSYDFFLHLVQRRRSLNLQKDYINESYRSK; this is encoded by the coding sequence ATGGCCAAAGATTCATTCACAAATTGCCACCCACTAGTCAACTTTGCCTACTTCATCTCCGTCTTAGGGTGTAGTATGTTTATTTTGCATCCCTACCTCATCGCGATTTCACTCGTTAGCGCTATCGCATACAGTGCCACCCTGGTCGGCATCCACAAAGTTCTGAAATTCAATCTGATTTTTGCACTGCCAGGACTATTAGTAATCATGGGCATTAACCCCCTCTTCAATCACTTCGGGGTTACACAGCTAGCGCTTTTGCAGAACGGAAATTCTATCACACTTGAGGCAATTGTCTATGGTCTAATTCTCGGGCTAGTACTCGTGACCACCACAAACTGGTTTACCGCAATCAATCACATCTTGACTCGCGACAAGTTCGTCGACGTAGTGGGCCGAGTTCTCCCAAAGGTGGCTCTTCTCCTCGCACTCTCGTTTCGTTTCATCCCTCTTTTCATTAATCAGTTCAAAAAAGTACTGCACACTCAAAACATGATTGGACAGGGTCCCACGACTGCCCGTGGCTTCACAAAAATCAGACGAACTTTGACCATCACGTCTGCCATGTTTAGCTGGACGATGGAGAATGCCATCTACGTCAGTGATGCCATGCAACTTCGGGCCTACGGTACCCACAAACGAAAGCTTTACCTGCCACACAGATTCGATCCCCGCAACTGGTTCATTTTGGCAAGTATCGGCATCCTCACAGCTAGCGTTATCTCAGTGAAGCTGACGGGATTCTTATCAGCCAGCTTTAATCCAGTAATCAACGTGAGCGGTATCACCACGCACAGAAATAGCTTGGTAACAATCTTTGGTATAGCGGCTTTTGCGCTGCTGGCAAACATTCCCCTACTACTGCGTAGCTATGACTTCTTCCTTCATCTGGTGCAGCGTCGACGCAGCTTAAACCTCCAAAAGGACTACATTAATGAATCTTATCGAAGTAAATAA
- a CDS encoding DUF4430 domain-containing protein produces MGFKITQKHFKNWVLIILSLIFVLLLSTGCQKPEVKTTALKQETILRGKGLISKAKMTTIVGQDKEYQFSGSSHGIRYTWQFAGKQVKNSVAQKLGLTLQQNVLQNIKRAANDAPYALAINVQDFALAAQPTLAITIPEKWHANHVVAVVKEHNQLHELPTAQAAIKTSAKKTILSFKLNITGRKIYLVAGQTTNKKLITQNKINETRTKLAVIQKESTKKSGKKITSAKANTGQPTKTASTKNSNAVTSTESSSTETVHKQARQQVKTVTISIECATLIGHTADVKEAKRAFVPQSGVILAPTTINLNKGDSVYDILVRATKKYGIQMESSYTPIYSSYYIEGINQLYEFDAGSLSGWMYSVNGWFPNYGVSEYTSLKNGDSISFSYTRNVGHDLGK; encoded by the coding sequence ATGGGTTTTAAAATCACACAAAAACACTTTAAAAATTGGGTTTTAATCATACTTAGCTTGATCTTTGTTTTACTTTTAAGTACTGGCTGTCAGAAACCTGAGGTAAAGACAACAGCATTAAAGCAGGAGACAATCCTACGGGGAAAAGGACTAATTTCAAAGGCCAAGATGACCACAATTGTCGGCCAAGACAAGGAGTACCAGTTTAGCGGTTCTTCGCACGGAATACGCTATACCTGGCAATTTGCTGGTAAGCAGGTAAAGAACTCTGTTGCCCAAAAGCTTGGGCTTACCTTGCAGCAAAATGTTCTCCAGAATATCAAACGAGCAGCGAATGACGCCCCTTACGCTCTGGCAATTAACGTGCAGGATTTTGCCCTGGCTGCGCAGCCTACGCTGGCCATTACTATTCCAGAGAAATGGCACGCAAATCATGTCGTGGCGGTGGTCAAGGAGCACAATCAGCTCCATGAATTACCTACCGCTCAAGCAGCAATCAAAACGTCTGCAAAGAAAACAATACTGTCCTTCAAACTAAACATTACCGGGAGAAAAATCTATCTTGTCGCTGGTCAAACAACCAATAAGAAGCTTATCACCCAGAATAAGATTAACGAAACACGGACCAAGCTTGCAGTTATTCAAAAAGAATCGACAAAAAAATCAGGTAAGAAAATAACTTCAGCTAAAGCAAATACTGGACAGCCCACAAAAACGGCAAGTACTAAGAATAGCAACGCAGTGACATCTACCGAAAGTTCATCTACGGAAACGGTACACAAACAGGCCCGACAACAAGTAAAGACGGTCACAATCAGCATTGAATGTGCGACATTAATCGGACATACCGCCGATGTCAAGGAAGCAAAACGTGCATTTGTTCCGCAATCTGGCGTGATTTTAGCACCAACAACGATTAACTTGAACAAAGGCGACAGCGTGTACGATATACTAGTACGTGCAACGAAAAAATATGGTATCCAGATGGAATCCTCGTATACGCCAATCTACAGCTCTTATTATATCGAGGGCATTAACCAACTCTACGAGTTTGATGCTGGCTCACTCTCCGGTTGGATGTACAGCGTAAACGGGTGGTTCCCAAATTATGGCGTTTCCGAGTATACATCACTGAAGAATGGTGACTCTATCTCCTTCAGTTATACTAGAAACGTTGGGCACGATCTTGGTAAATAA